In one Chitinophaga sancti genomic region, the following are encoded:
- a CDS encoding PQQ-dependent sugar dehydrogenase → MIRPIQLCATVIALTLASCSSPSGDHINPPGDSTSTGTDSLLAPVETKAPNSDYKPAFKGQTRIGGVKTKTPYEFKVLSTGLENPWGITQLPDGRLLITEKKGDLRIATTSGELSAPITGLPTVNSDGQGGLLGIRVDPDFSKNRMVYWVFSDPLPDGNLTAVARGKLSANEKTIEGATVIYKATPAYKGTLHYGGRIVFDKNGNLFISTGERSDLQTRPQAQQLNSALGKVLHITKDGQPVEGNPFFGQADKRPEIWSYGHRNVQGLAFHPETGDLWETEFGPRGGDEVNRIVAGKNFGWATITYGIEYSGEKVGDGIQQKDGMEQPVYYYDPVISPSGITFYSGTAIPEWKNNLFIGSLSGMHIARLVIKDNKVVGEERLLAEEQQRFRDITEGKDGALYAITDAGRLYSIHKK, encoded by the coding sequence ATGATCAGACCTATTCAACTTTGTGCGACTGTAATAGCATTAACCCTTGCGTCGTGTAGCTCGCCATCCGGCGATCATATCAATCCTCCAGGCGATAGCACGTCTACAGGTACTGACAGCCTGCTCGCTCCCGTGGAAACCAAAGCACCCAATTCCGATTACAAACCCGCCTTCAAAGGCCAGACCCGCATAGGTGGTGTGAAAACAAAAACACCCTATGAATTCAAAGTCCTTAGTACCGGGCTCGAGAATCCATGGGGTATCACACAATTACCCGACGGCCGCCTCCTCATCACAGAGAAAAAAGGAGATCTTCGCATCGCCACCACCAGTGGAGAACTGAGTGCACCCATCACCGGCCTGCCAACTGTCAATTCAGATGGCCAGGGTGGTCTCTTAGGTATTCGCGTAGATCCTGATTTCAGCAAAAACAGGATGGTATACTGGGTATTTTCTGACCCATTGCCAGATGGTAACCTGACTGCTGTAGCCAGGGGGAAACTCTCCGCTAATGAGAAGACCATAGAAGGCGCTACGGTTATTTATAAAGCCACCCCTGCTTACAAAGGTACTCTCCATTATGGTGGAAGAATCGTGTTTGATAAAAATGGGAATCTCTTTATCAGCACCGGTGAGCGCTCTGACCTTCAGACAAGACCACAGGCTCAACAACTGAATTCAGCACTGGGCAAGGTATTACACATCACGAAAGACGGCCAGCCGGTGGAAGGCAATCCATTCTTTGGCCAGGCAGATAAACGACCTGAAATATGGAGCTATGGACATAGAAATGTGCAGGGCCTTGCTTTCCATCCTGAAACCGGCGACCTGTGGGAGACTGAATTTGGCCCAAGAGGCGGTGATGAAGTGAATCGTATTGTAGCCGGGAAAAACTTTGGCTGGGCAACCATTACTTATGGTATTGAATACTCAGGTGAAAAAGTGGGTGATGGTATTCAGCAGAAAGATGGTATGGAACAGCCTGTATATTATTATGATCCGGTGATCAGTCCAAGTGGTATTACATTCTATTCCGGTACTGCGATTCCTGAGTGGAAGAATAACCTGTTTATTGGTTCATTGAGTGGCATGCACATAGCACGCCTGGTGATCAAGGATAATAAAGTGGTGGGAGAAGAGAGACTGCTGGCGGAAGAGCAGCAGCGATTCAGAGATATTACAGAAGGGAAGGATGGTGCTTTGTATGCGATCACTGATGCAGGGAGATTGTATAGTATACATAAGAAATAA
- a CDS encoding SDR family NAD(P)-dependent oxidoreductase, whose product MANKIALITGGSRGIGRDSALQLAGKGLDIIITYNTRATDAQAVVAQIEGTGRKAAALQLNTGVISSFDDFTAQLQNTLSTHFGTDHFDYLVNNAGQGGYSAITEVNEAFFDDLLNVHFKGVYFLTQKLIPFLNEGGGIVNISSGLTRVSFPGSSVYASLKTAVETFTRYLAKELGSKGIRANVVAPGATMTDFGGAHLRGNADLQKNVSSITALGRVGTAEDIGGAVAFLCTDDARWVNGQRIEVSGGMFV is encoded by the coding sequence ATGGCAAACAAAATAGCACTCATCACCGGCGGCAGCCGCGGCATAGGCCGCGACTCAGCGCTACAACTAGCCGGTAAAGGATTAGACATCATCATCACTTATAATACCCGTGCAACAGATGCCCAGGCAGTCGTTGCACAAATCGAAGGCACCGGACGTAAAGCTGCTGCTTTACAACTCAATACCGGTGTGATCAGCAGTTTTGACGACTTCACTGCGCAACTGCAAAATACCTTAAGTACCCACTTCGGCACAGATCATTTCGACTACTTAGTCAACAACGCTGGTCAGGGTGGATACAGCGCCATCACCGAAGTAAACGAAGCCTTCTTCGACGACCTGCTGAACGTGCATTTCAAAGGGGTGTATTTCTTAACACAAAAACTCATCCCCTTCCTGAATGAGGGTGGTGGCATTGTGAATATTTCATCCGGGCTCACCCGCGTATCATTCCCAGGTTCATCTGTTTACGCTTCTCTCAAGACTGCAGTTGAAACCTTCACCCGCTACCTGGCAAAAGAACTCGGCAGCAAAGGGATCAGGGCAAATGTGGTAGCTCCCGGCGCTACCATGACAGATTTCGGCGGTGCACATTTAAGAGGCAATGCCGATTTACAAAAGAATGTAAGCAGCATTACTGCACTAGGCAGAGTAGGCACAGCAGAAGACATCGGTGGCGCTGTCGCCTTCCTTTGTACGGACGATGCCCGCTGGGTGAATGGACAAAGAATAGAAGTATCCGGAGGGATGTTTGTATAA
- a CDS encoding helix-turn-helix domain-containing protein, with translation MLTNTSLEDFYKRNAASYPPGITKDTGHFNVFDPQTLFDKKTGTRIMPYSRRAYYKISWLNGKSRAEYADKVIEVEKNALLFATPKIPYHWIPADSNQFGLFCIFTADFLMPRKSGVVLEELPLFQPGHVPLFHLSDEEATEVAYIFKKMQKELASDYRFKFDLLRNLVMELIHYGQKLQPLTALNTTHNASQRISMLFLELLERQFPLESPEQRLSLRTPKEYADRLAVHVNHLNKVLKESTGHTTSELISKRLVEEAKILLKQTTWSVADIAYALGFDEVSHFSNYFKKQTAAAPLSFRI, from the coding sequence ATGCTGACCAATACCTCGCTCGAAGACTTTTACAAACGTAATGCAGCCTCCTACCCCCCAGGCATTACTAAGGATACAGGGCATTTCAATGTCTTTGATCCGCAAACCCTCTTTGACAAAAAAACAGGTACCCGCATCATGCCCTATAGCCGCAGAGCTTATTATAAGATCAGCTGGCTGAATGGGAAAAGCCGCGCAGAGTATGCGGATAAAGTTATAGAGGTAGAAAAAAACGCTTTACTCTTTGCTACGCCCAAAATCCCTTATCACTGGATCCCGGCTGACAGCAATCAATTTGGTTTATTCTGCATCTTCACGGCCGATTTTCTTATGCCGAGGAAGTCAGGCGTCGTGCTTGAAGAATTACCATTATTCCAGCCAGGTCATGTGCCTTTATTTCATTTGAGTGATGAAGAAGCAACTGAAGTAGCTTATATTTTTAAAAAGATGCAGAAGGAACTGGCTTCCGACTATAGATTCAAATTTGACCTGCTGCGTAACCTGGTCATGGAGTTGATCCACTATGGGCAAAAACTACAACCGCTTACAGCATTGAATACAACACACAATGCATCTCAACGGATCTCTATGTTATTCTTAGAATTACTGGAAAGGCAATTCCCGCTTGAATCCCCGGAACAAAGGTTAAGTCTGCGCACCCCGAAGGAATACGCAGACCGCCTGGCAGTTCATGTTAACCACCTGAATAAAGTATTAAAGGAATCTACCGGCCACACAACTTCTGAGCTCATTAGCAAACGACTGGTAGAAGAAGCGAAAATTTTGCTGAAGCAAACTACCTGGAGTGTAGCAGACATTGCTTATGCTTTAGGTTTTGATGAAGTCTCTCACTTTTCTAATTATTTCAAAAAACAAACAGCAGCGGCGCCACTTAGTTTCAGGATATAA
- a CDS encoding WGR domain-containing protein yields MKKKFIYQDNSSHKFWDIEFNLTSLTVTFGKYGTQGQMQTKLFPTVEECMKAAEKLIAEKTKKGYTPLVEDLPPKELYNDPIALARMLEAQFPDKVEITPVSAENISEMAEVVGFPLDEAFQAYWREKGSFFFDKDDFVCVLYAFDQNGQNANNLYGFLSFYCQIYGCHFAALDEELDFLSQATMVLGMIINGKEKWVMVNNCVGVYQIHFEKEFQHYSEEEFMRLLEPVMEAKAVANFKVTERRVDAAEELAEEEATDSESGDSPEDEYDFKEMSYTEVLELLDVDQLFDNWDGNHGYDSEEEYFDDYGDIFVHEGDLQVNKDLDSVGGLLVVTGNLTVAGRLGISYYVMGNVTTAYLNLSALQHTGGTETVRYLAIAWGQDDEVVHTMPFRKINAPHFVSWFYDLDCFEFSPDTVITALYNQDSLNFYKTKNTFLAWHNYALAFRSEYCYVVESANDDMLGLDTSDLYHALRDNQPVWKDGVTEEGIRLTEDAMYAVGRGEASEAYHGYKAAIAAAPGYYLAYYKAGEVLFAAKAYAQALVYFKQGIPLSPDKLRYDYGCIGRAALCAVRLGNYDEAIAIAKQARDTDYFPLRVLGEALILKGKLDEAKRVLEKSVEIRSVFSNYWLLGLVYYLQGDKKTAIEHYDTASYYNKQAKPYEEHTNLHYFYGDNVQVNWDAEGPSKVVKDQAYWQAYFYNKPASFDTFLHVPEEFRTSEMLSKVLENENEPGHIVSLVSPALITQEIILQAVDRESPLRYQDIPAEFLNDEVFARHRDGVDLEFLPDDKKTYELCFNQVVFNQYNYRYVPDAFKDERMNIALIAGGNLSDVHCKDFPKKYYTYEYIIQAIDLGIQVINNIPAKLVSKEVYEYAVAKYGQEREWPFIVDRNNRDRWKYGASSDVMDMAKHILENTIDQVDVRQINKHSYAYYKKYLAEVPAAWEARKDITNEYLARKEFDYTTFDNVWACFWDEAFIIKALKADERLYNVDARYITPAIVEAALKKNTCDFPYVPKEFLTPALCEKVFSAGDYDELDAVPLGMRSLKICSYAVAGSADNFKYVPLELRDPEFCAAVVAREPAMSIYVPHQHYAATFEMVDKRFANRVDKGFIWVNWGLGLILNGEYEQALKKLEKVQDEYRHEAVYYIGWAAHLQGDTNSAKELWKQSQEIAKAAELDDQEWIKYPYAAFQLPEVPGVYEFNQATFDKQMMEASLLVQDKQYEAAISLLQEIEKMLTDAQSDEMRLWAYVWDHQRYALYEAGQQSASLAVCERMIAELGKVTLWEYLEAHNPIRAALRAAHNNLAYRCYEEGNVVEGLKHSKACMKTIAAIEDKSVLNPFYETQALLMHKAGDEKGFEKAVAKIRKLKLLVGEELGELMS; encoded by the coding sequence ATGAAGAAGAAATTCATTTATCAGGACAATAGTTCACACAAATTCTGGGACATTGAATTTAACCTTACAAGTCTGACCGTAACATTTGGAAAATATGGTACGCAGGGACAAATGCAGACGAAGTTATTTCCTACCGTAGAGGAATGTATGAAAGCAGCAGAAAAGCTGATAGCAGAAAAAACAAAGAAAGGTTATACCCCGCTTGTTGAAGACCTGCCTCCCAAAGAGTTGTACAATGATCCGATAGCGCTGGCCCGGATGCTGGAAGCGCAGTTTCCCGACAAGGTAGAGATCACACCGGTATCTGCTGAGAACATCAGCGAGATGGCGGAAGTAGTGGGATTCCCGCTGGATGAGGCGTTCCAGGCCTACTGGCGCGAAAAAGGATCTTTCTTTTTTGATAAAGATGATTTTGTTTGTGTCCTGTATGCATTTGATCAGAATGGTCAGAATGCGAATAACCTGTATGGATTCCTTTCTTTTTATTGTCAAATTTACGGGTGTCATTTTGCGGCGCTGGATGAGGAGCTTGATTTTTTATCGCAGGCTACAATGGTGTTGGGAATGATTATTAATGGAAAGGAAAAGTGGGTGATGGTGAATAATTGCGTAGGGGTTTACCAGATTCATTTTGAGAAGGAATTTCAGCATTATAGTGAGGAGGAGTTTATGCGTTTGCTGGAGCCGGTGATGGAAGCGAAAGCGGTGGCAAATTTTAAGGTGACGGAGCGAAGGGTGGATGCTGCTGAGGAATTGGCGGAGGAGGAAGCTACTGATTCAGAATCAGGTGATTCACCGGAAGATGAATATGATTTTAAAGAGATGTCTTATACCGAGGTATTGGAGCTCCTGGATGTGGACCAGTTATTTGATAACTGGGATGGCAATCACGGCTATGATTCAGAAGAAGAATACTTTGATGACTATGGGGACATCTTTGTGCATGAAGGTGATTTACAGGTGAATAAAGACCTGGATAGCGTGGGTGGTTTATTGGTGGTAACTGGTAACCTGACCGTAGCCGGAAGACTGGGTATCTCTTATTATGTAATGGGCAATGTAACGACTGCTTACCTGAACCTGTCAGCATTGCAGCATACGGGAGGTACTGAAACCGTTCGTTATTTAGCGATAGCCTGGGGGCAGGATGATGAAGTGGTGCATACGATGCCATTCAGAAAGATAAACGCGCCGCATTTTGTTTCCTGGTTTTATGATTTAGATTGTTTTGAGTTTAGCCCTGATACTGTTATTACTGCATTGTACAACCAGGATTCACTGAATTTCTATAAAACAAAAAACACGTTCCTTGCCTGGCATAATTACGCGTTGGCGTTTAGGTCTGAGTACTGCTATGTAGTGGAGTCAGCAAACGATGATATGCTGGGCCTGGATACGAGTGATTTATATCATGCACTGAGGGATAATCAACCTGTGTGGAAGGATGGTGTGACGGAGGAAGGGATCAGGTTGACAGAGGATGCCATGTACGCGGTTGGCCGCGGAGAAGCATCGGAGGCATATCATGGTTATAAAGCAGCGATTGCTGCAGCACCGGGATATTATTTAGCTTATTACAAGGCTGGTGAAGTGTTATTTGCTGCAAAGGCATATGCACAGGCGCTTGTGTATTTTAAACAGGGGATTCCTTTATCGCCTGATAAACTACGTTATGATTATGGTTGTATTGGACGGGCGGCCTTGTGTGCCGTACGATTAGGAAATTATGATGAAGCGATTGCGATTGCTAAGCAGGCGCGGGATACGGATTATTTTCCCCTGCGGGTATTAGGAGAGGCGTTGATCCTGAAAGGAAAACTGGATGAAGCGAAGAGGGTGCTGGAGAAGTCTGTGGAGATCAGGTCTGTATTTTCAAATTACTGGTTGCTGGGATTAGTGTATTATTTGCAGGGTGATAAGAAGACGGCGATTGAGCATTATGATACGGCAAGTTATTATAATAAACAGGCGAAGCCATATGAGGAGCATACGAACCTGCATTATTTTTATGGGGATAATGTGCAGGTGAACTGGGATGCAGAAGGACCATCAAAGGTGGTAAAAGACCAGGCGTATTGGCAGGCATATTTTTATAATAAACCGGCATCATTTGATACTTTCCTGCATGTGCCGGAGGAGTTCCGTACGAGTGAGATGTTGTCCAAGGTATTGGAGAATGAAAATGAACCGGGTCATATCGTGTCATTGGTGAGTCCTGCATTGATTACACAGGAGATTATTTTACAGGCAGTAGACAGGGAGTCGCCACTTCGTTACCAGGATATACCTGCGGAGTTTTTGAATGATGAAGTGTTTGCGAGACACCGGGATGGAGTGGACCTGGAATTCCTGCCGGATGATAAGAAGACGTATGAGCTTTGTTTCAACCAGGTTGTGTTCAATCAATACAACTATCGGTATGTGCCGGATGCATTTAAGGATGAGCGCATGAATATTGCGCTGATTGCTGGTGGTAATCTGAGTGATGTGCATTGTAAGGACTTTCCTAAGAAGTATTATACCTACGAATATATCATCCAGGCAATAGATCTGGGCATCCAGGTGATCAATAATATTCCGGCAAAACTGGTGAGTAAGGAAGTGTATGAATATGCAGTTGCAAAGTATGGCCAGGAGCGGGAATGGCCGTTTATAGTAGACCGGAATAACAGGGATCGCTGGAAATATGGTGCAAGCAGTGATGTGATGGATATGGCGAAACACATCCTGGAAAATACAATCGACCAGGTAGATGTGCGGCAGATCAATAAGCATAGTTATGCGTACTATAAAAAATACCTGGCCGAAGTGCCTGCTGCCTGGGAGGCGCGAAAAGATATTACCAATGAATATTTAGCCAGGAAGGAATTTGACTATACTACATTCGACAATGTATGGGCTTGTTTCTGGGATGAAGCTTTTATCATCAAAGCGCTGAAAGCAGATGAACGTCTGTATAACGTAGATGCACGATACATTACTCCTGCTATAGTGGAGGCAGCTTTAAAAAAGAATACATGTGATTTTCCTTATGTGCCAAAAGAATTTTTAACACCGGCGCTTTGTGAAAAGGTATTTAGTGCTGGAGATTATGATGAGTTAGATGCTGTGCCGTTGGGCATGCGTAGCTTGAAGATCTGTTCTTATGCTGTAGCAGGAAGTGCAGATAATTTTAAGTATGTACCGCTTGAATTACGTGATCCGGAGTTTTGTGCAGCGGTGGTAGCGAGGGAACCTGCTATGAGTATATATGTACCTCATCAGCATTATGCGGCGACTTTTGAGATGGTGGACAAGCGATTTGCGAATAGGGTAGATAAGGGTTTTATATGGGTGAACTGGGGCCTTGGTTTAATTTTAAATGGGGAGTATGAGCAGGCGCTAAAGAAGTTGGAAAAGGTACAGGATGAATACAGGCACGAGGCGGTGTATTATATAGGATGGGCAGCTCACTTGCAGGGAGATACGAATAGCGCGAAGGAGTTGTGGAAACAATCACAGGAGATTGCGAAGGCTGCTGAACTGGATGACCAGGAGTGGATAAAGTATCCTTATGCAGCGTTTCAGCTGCCGGAGGTGCCGGGTGTGTATGAGTTTAACCAGGCTACATTTGATAAGCAGATGATGGAAGCATCATTGTTGGTGCAGGATAAACAATACGAAGCTGCAATTAGTTTGTTGCAGGAGATAGAGAAAATGCTAACTGATGCGCAGAGCGATGAGATGCGTTTGTGGGCCTATGTGTGGGATCACCAGAGATATGCATTGTACGAGGCTGGCCAACAATCAGCGTCATTGGCAGTATGTGAGCGGATGATTGCGGAATTGGGTAAGGTGACTTTGTGGGAGTATTTAGAAGCGCATAATCCAATCCGGGCTGCCTTGCGGGCGGCGCATAATAACCTGGCTTATCGTTGTTATGAAGAGGGAAATGTTGTGGAGGGACTGAAACATAGCAAGGCATGTATGAAGACGATTGCTGCGATTGAAGATAAGAGTGTGTTGAATCCTTTTTATGAAACTCAGGCTTTGTTAATGCATAAAGCAGGGGATGAAAAAGGATTTGAAAAGGCGGTAGCGAAAATTAGGAAATTGAAACTGTTGGTTGGAGAAGAGTTGGGGGAATTGATGTCATGA
- a CDS encoding TonB-dependent receptor domain-containing protein, with translation MYKLIMLIGSLLCFSTIVSAQKHVSVPVSGECDQCQRRIETAAKGKGVSMAHWDVESKTLHLEFDSTQTNLDKIEERILKVGHDVDGKKAADKAYNALPGCCKYRVSVAEEQHAAGGISSNTPANSSVSNTAPQLAAAVQHPASIPVAGACEQCQQRIETAAKGTGVSMAHWDVATKILQLEYDAKQTNLNTVKERILKVGHDVEDKKASAKAYNALPECCHYRVNEQQLKEFTVNSRVKTTQISSLATARTEVITSKELLKAACCNLSESFETNPSVDVSYNDAITGSKQIQLLGLSGNYTQLTVENLPGPRGLATPLGLNSIAGPWVESIQLTKGIGSVANGYESIAGQINVELKKPENSEQLYANVYVNDFGKTDVNLNLAQKINSKWSVGLLLHDDFLANKKVDFTKDGFRDVPTGNLFSAVNRWKYDNGKGFMTIFGVKVLKDEKKGGQIDYKSGSSLYGLGINTDRYEAFAKIGYTFPSKPYKSIGLQLAGISHTQNSFFGVTKYDGDQKSVYANLIYQSIIGSTTHKFRTGLSFLNDDYNESLNALKYKRTEVVPGAFFEYTYSPVQHFNVVAGLRADNNSLFGFFLTPRIHVRYEPVQGTTIRVSAGRGQRTANILAENMSVMASARNISILGTSDGKAYGLNPEVAWNKGISVDQKLTLFGRDAMVSVDYFRNDFNDQVVVDLENPAAVKFYNLDGKSYSNSMQAEISAEPLPKLDVRVAYRYFDVKTTYSGVLKQRPLTAKHRVFANLAYGVKTWKFDYTVNYNGPKRIPVTAVSPEAFSKGYVTMNAQVSKTFMKKLDIYVGAENLTNFYQKDPVINAGQPFGAGFDAGMVWGPVIGRMFYGGLRYKI, from the coding sequence ATGTATAAGCTTATTATGCTAATAGGTTCCCTATTATGCTTTTCTACTATAGTATCCGCTCAAAAACACGTTTCTGTACCTGTATCTGGTGAATGCGATCAATGTCAGCGAAGAATTGAAACCGCCGCAAAGGGCAAGGGTGTGAGCATGGCGCATTGGGATGTGGAGAGTAAAACCCTGCACCTGGAATTTGATTCTACGCAAACGAACCTGGATAAGATTGAAGAGCGGATTTTGAAGGTGGGGCATGATGTGGATGGAAAGAAGGCGGCTGATAAGGCGTATAATGCGCTGCCGGGATGTTGTAAGTATAGGGTGAGTGTGGCTGAAGAGCAGCATGCAGCAGGTGGTATTTCAAGTAATACACCTGCTAATTCTTCCGTTAGCAACACCGCCCCACAGCTTGCAGCCGCTGTTCAGCATCCTGCCTCCATTCCTGTAGCCGGTGCCTGCGAACAATGTCAGCAAAGGATCGAAACCGCTGCCAAAGGCACTGGTGTAAGCATGGCGCATTGGGATGTGGCAACGAAGATCCTGCAACTGGAATACGATGCTAAACAGACAAATTTAAATACTGTCAAAGAACGTATCCTGAAAGTAGGGCACGATGTAGAAGACAAAAAAGCCAGCGCAAAGGCCTACAATGCATTACCTGAATGTTGTCATTACCGCGTGAATGAGCAGCAGTTAAAGGAATTTACCGTGAACTCAAGGGTGAAAACTACGCAGATCTCCTCCCTGGCTACTGCCAGAACTGAGGTGATCACCAGCAAGGAATTGTTGAAAGCAGCTTGTTGTAACCTGAGTGAGAGCTTTGAAACCAATCCATCTGTGGATGTATCTTATAATGATGCGATAACTGGATCTAAACAGATCCAGTTATTAGGTCTGAGTGGCAATTATACCCAGTTAACAGTGGAAAACCTGCCTGGGCCAAGAGGACTGGCTACACCATTGGGCTTGAATTCAATAGCAGGTCCATGGGTAGAAAGTATTCAACTGACAAAAGGAATTGGTTCTGTAGCAAACGGTTATGAAAGCATTGCCGGACAAATCAATGTGGAATTAAAGAAACCTGAGAACAGTGAACAATTATATGCTAATGTATATGTAAATGATTTTGGCAAGACGGATGTGAATCTGAACCTGGCCCAGAAGATCAATTCAAAATGGTCCGTAGGTTTGTTGTTGCACGATGACTTCCTGGCGAACAAGAAAGTGGATTTTACCAAAGACGGTTTTAGAGATGTACCTACCGGGAATTTGTTCAGTGCGGTGAACAGGTGGAAGTATGATAATGGAAAAGGGTTCATGACCATCTTTGGGGTGAAGGTGCTGAAGGATGAAAAAAAGGGCGGACAGATCGATTATAAATCCGGTTCTTCCCTGTATGGACTGGGTATTAATACAGATCGTTACGAGGCCTTTGCTAAGATCGGTTATACCTTTCCCAGCAAGCCTTATAAAAGCATCGGTTTGCAGTTAGCCGGTATTAGTCATACCCAAAATTCCTTCTTTGGGGTGACGAAGTACGATGGTGATCAGAAGAGCGTGTATGCGAACCTGATCTACCAGTCTATCATTGGGAGCACTACCCATAAGTTCAGAACAGGGCTCAGCTTTTTGAATGATGATTATAATGAGTCTCTGAATGCACTGAAGTATAAAAGAACGGAAGTGGTACCGGGCGCTTTCTTTGAATACACTTATTCACCTGTGCAGCATTTCAATGTAGTCGCTGGTTTGCGTGCAGATAATAATAGCCTGTTTGGTTTTTTCCTCACTCCGCGTATCCATGTGCGGTATGAGCCGGTGCAGGGAACTACTATACGTGTGAGTGCGGGCAGAGGTCAGCGGACAGCGAATATCCTGGCAGAGAATATGAGTGTGATGGCAAGTGCGAGGAACATTAGCATCCTGGGTACTTCCGACGGGAAGGCATATGGTTTAAATCCTGAAGTAGCCTGGAATAAAGGGATTAGTGTAGATCAAAAGCTGACATTATTCGGTAGAGATGCGATGGTGAGTGTGGATTATTTCAGGAATGATTTCAATGACCAGGTGGTGGTAGACCTGGAAAACCCGGCAGCAGTGAAGTTCTATAACCTGGATGGGAAGTCTTATTCCAATAGTATGCAGGCGGAGATTTCTGCGGAGCCTTTACCCAAGCTGGATGTAAGAGTGGCTTACCGTTATTTTGATGTGAAGACGACTTATAGTGGTGTGCTGAAACAAAGACCGCTGACAGCTAAGCATCGTGTGTTTGCGAACCTGGCCTATGGGGTAAAGACCTGGAAATTTGATTACACCGTGAATTACAATGGTCCTAAGCGTATACCCGTGACTGCTGTAAGTCCGGAAGCCTTTTCAAAAGGTTATGTAACGATGAATGCCCAGGTGAGCAAGACATTTATGAAGAAACTGGATATTTATGTTGGGGCAGAGAACCTCACAAATTTCTATCAGAAAGACCCGGTGATCAATGCGGGCCAGCCATTTGGTGCTGGTTTTGATGCAGGTATGGTATGGGGGCCGGTGATTGGACGGATGTTTTATGGAGGGCTGAGATATAAAATTTAA
- a CDS encoding HYC_CC_PP family protein produces MKRVTAICLLLLYSLTLVGLGVKQFYCCGKLKEVSLGLASAAEHHCDMDKQHKGCCETAFKTLKVEDSHFSATDVNIPATFFFTLANLQLNNWHIEPVLDQPFHFNYGNGPPLYNSTPIYILNCIYRV; encoded by the coding sequence ATGAAAAGGGTAACCGCAATATGTTTATTACTGCTTTACTCCCTGACCCTTGTAGGTCTGGGTGTAAAGCAGTTTTATTGTTGTGGCAAACTGAAGGAAGTCTCCCTTGGACTGGCGAGTGCTGCAGAACACCATTGTGACATGGATAAGCAGCATAAAGGTTGTTGCGAGACCGCCTTTAAAACCCTGAAAGTGGAGGATAGCCATTTCTCTGCTACTGATGTGAATATCCCGGCTACATTCTTCTTTACGCTGGCGAACCTGCAGTTGAATAACTGGCATATTGAACCCGTATTGGATCAGCCTTTCCATTTTAATTATGGAAACGGGCCACCACTATATAATAGTACCCCCATATATATCCTGAACTGTATTTATAGAGTTTGA